One genomic window of Cygnus olor isolate bCygOlo1 chromosome 3, bCygOlo1.pri.v2, whole genome shotgun sequence includes the following:
- the ACYP2 gene encoding acylphosphatase-2 isoform X5, with the protein MSTLGKASGVLKSVDYEVFGRVQGVCFRMYTEEEARKLGVVGWVKNTSQGTVTGQVQGPEDKVNAMCRCSCSVDAASCVLQLKPL; encoded by the exons ATGTCTACCCTGGGGAAGGCCTCGGGCGTGCTCAAGTCGGTGGATTACGAAGTGTTCGGGCGGGTGCAAG gTGTTTGTTTCAGGATG TACACGGAAGAGGAAGCTAGGAAGCTAGGAGTGGTTGGCTGGGTTAAAAATACCAGTCAAGGAACAGTAACAGGCCAAGTTCAAGGCCCAGAAGATAAAGTAAATGCAAT GTGTCGCTGTTCGTGTTCTGTAGATGCTGCCAGCTGTGTGCTTCAGTTGAAACCCCTCTAA
- the ACYP2 gene encoding acylphosphatase-2 isoform X3 produces MEEAPFNLNKFEGSGTNENYADTYCVYIKNKKVQKTGFYTEEEARKLGVVGWVKNTSQGTVTGQVQGPEDKVNAMCRCSCSVDAASCVLQLKPL; encoded by the exons ATGGAGGAAGCACCTTTTAATCTCAATAAATTTGAG GGTTCAGGCACAAATGAAAACTATGCAGATACATATTGTGTgtacataaaaaataagaaggttcagaaaacaggattt TACACGGAAGAGGAAGCTAGGAAGCTAGGAGTGGTTGGCTGGGTTAAAAATACCAGTCAAGGAACAGTAACAGGCCAAGTTCAAGGCCCAGAAGATAAAGTAAATGCAAT GTGTCGCTGTTCGTGTTCTGTAGATGCTGCCAGCTGTGTGCTTCAGTTGAAACCCCTCTAA